One Halovivax ruber XH-70 genomic region harbors:
- a CDS encoding ABC transporter ATP-binding protein, translating into MAAIELRGVTKRYGASGLRKSNDVTALRDVDLRVEDGEIFGFLGPNGAGKSTTIDIMLDYLEPTAGSVRVLGHDVPDESVRVREWTGVLPDGHGPVGERTGREHVEFAIEAKGADDDPDELLGRVGMLGPEEYPVAQYSKGMTQRLLLAMALVGEPDLLILDEPTTGLDPNGAREMREIIREENARGATVFFSSHILEQVEAVCDRVAILDRGEIVTVDSIENLRERAGGTATVTLALANHDEAAIERVRAVDGVVSVRVESAADDASPRQVTATAGHRSGGGDEQRTSSPQRAESAEPIDGAGLGDGAKGFDGDPDAAATVVVTCEARAKAAAIATMHECVPVTDVAVEETPLEDLFAVFTEGVA; encoded by the coding sequence ATGGCCGCCATCGAACTCCGCGGCGTCACGAAACGGTACGGCGCCAGCGGACTCCGCAAATCGAACGATGTGACCGCCCTCCGCGACGTGGACCTTCGCGTCGAAGACGGGGAAATCTTCGGCTTTTTGGGGCCGAACGGCGCCGGCAAGTCGACGACGATCGACATCATGCTCGATTACCTCGAACCGACCGCCGGATCGGTCCGCGTCCTCGGTCACGACGTCCCCGACGAGAGCGTGCGAGTCAGAGAATGGACGGGGGTCCTGCCAGACGGTCACGGACCGGTCGGCGAGCGTACCGGTCGTGAACACGTCGAGTTTGCCATCGAAGCCAAAGGCGCCGACGACGATCCGGACGAGTTGCTGGGCCGCGTCGGAATGCTGGGTCCGGAGGAGTACCCGGTCGCACAGTACTCGAAAGGGATGACCCAGCGGCTCCTGCTCGCGATGGCTCTGGTGGGCGAGCCGGACCTGCTAATCCTCGACGAACCCACGACCGGGCTCGATCCCAACGGTGCCCGCGAGATGCGCGAGATCATCCGCGAGGAGAACGCCCGCGGCGCGACCGTCTTCTTCTCGAGTCACATTTTGGAGCAGGTCGAAGCTGTCTGCGACCGCGTCGCCATCCTCGATCGCGGCGAGATCGTCACGGTCGACAGCATCGAGAACCTCCGCGAGCGCGCCGGCGGCACCGCCACGGTGACCCTCGCGCTCGCGAACCACGACGAGGCGGCGATCGAGCGCGTTCGGGCCGTCGACGGCGTCGTCTCGGTCCGCGTCGAGTCCGCTGCCGATGATGCGTCGCCCAGGCAGGTCACGGCGACAGCAGGCCACCGGTCAGGCGGAGGAGACGAGCAACGGACGAGCAGTCCCCAGCGTGCCGAGTCGGCAGAACCCATCGACGGCGCGGGACTAGGCGACGGTGCAAAAGGGTTCGACGGCGACCCGGACGCAGCCGCGACGGTCGTCGTCACCTGCGAAGCGCGAGCCAAGGCCGCGGCGATCGCGACGATGCACGAATGCGTTCCCGTCACGGATGTCGCAGTCGAGGAGACGCCCCTCGAGGACCTGTTCGCCGTGTTCACGGAGGGGGTCGCGTGA
- a CDS encoding outer membrane protein assembly factor BamB family protein yields the protein MNVSRREVSAMLAGSTLVSTAGCIDFLAAEETEPAIGPTDWPSFQRTARNHGYTEAGGPGDEPTERWRVDLPGGVGEQVAVVDGTVYVCTEAGSVHALDAKSGDEEWAEHGYGAKAHCPCVVDGQVVFGTETGDIVALDRTDGSEAWTTELSGPVAGPTPAGDELYVGTTESPRVYALGATDGEIEWNAPVDAPVVDYPAVTDDAVYVGTENTAMLQGWIHRVNRESGDVTWTREGSRMQSPAVADETIYAPSLTMEVYEPSGFRSGVQSVSGHILWTPAVTDGTSVVIGTGGILATKSRDDGPDWILELEGRPHSGPVVAEDRVYLVGDEAVLVGIDYQQGEVQWRRPLDGEFGRRPAVADDALFVGTSDGALYAFE from the coding sequence ATGAACGTCTCGCGACGGGAGGTATCGGCGATGCTCGCCGGGTCGACACTCGTCTCGACGGCCGGGTGTATCGACTTCCTCGCAGCCGAGGAGACGGAGCCAGCGATCGGCCCAACGGACTGGCCGAGCTTCCAGCGGACGGCCCGGAACCACGGGTACACCGAAGCGGGCGGCCCGGGCGACGAGCCGACAGAACGATGGCGCGTCGACCTTCCGGGTGGCGTCGGTGAGCAGGTCGCAGTCGTCGACGGAACCGTCTACGTCTGCACCGAGGCGGGGTCCGTCCACGCGCTCGACGCAAAATCGGGCGACGAAGAGTGGGCGGAACACGGCTACGGCGCGAAGGCACACTGTCCGTGCGTGGTCGACGGACAGGTCGTCTTCGGAACGGAGACTGGGGACATCGTCGCGCTCGACCGGACGGACGGGAGCGAGGCGTGGACGACCGAACTATCGGGTCCCGTCGCCGGACCCACGCCAGCCGGGGACGAACTTTACGTCGGGACGACGGAATCGCCCCGAGTTTACGCGCTCGGGGCGACGGACGGCGAAATCGAGTGGAACGCTCCCGTCGACGCACCGGTCGTCGACTACCCCGCCGTGACGGACGACGCCGTCTACGTCGGCACGGAGAACACCGCCATGCTGCAGGGCTGGATTCACCGCGTCAATCGCGAGTCAGGCGACGTCACCTGGACGAGAGAGGGGTCGCGAATGCAGTCGCCGGCGGTCGCCGACGAGACCATCTACGCCCCGTCGCTCACCATGGAAGTGTACGAGCCCTCCGGCTTTCGATCCGGGGTCCAATCCGTCTCCGGACACATCCTCTGGACGCCGGCCGTGACAGACGGGACGTCCGTCGTGATCGGAACGGGCGGCATTCTCGCCACGAAATCCCGAGACGACGGGCCCGACTGGATCCTCGAACTCGAGGGGCGACCACACTCGGGCCCGGTTGTCGCCGAGGATCGCGTGTATCTCGTCGGCGACGAGGCCGTCCTCGTCGGCATCGACTACCAGCAGGGAGAAGTGCAGTGGCGACGACCCCTCGACGGCGAGTTCGGCCGGCGACCAGCCGTCGCCGACGACGCGCTCTTCGTCGGGACGAGCGACGGGGCCCTGTACGCGTTCGAGTGA
- a CDS encoding GNAT family N-acetyltransferase: MAIRPATTADREAIREVARDTWHDTYDELDSATIDETIAEWYDDESFSAALEKPGTAVLVAESDGEIVGFTHGVVSEDEGDVLRMYVHPDHQREGIGTALHERLRSSLEDFHMNRMRAIDLASNEGGRRFYERLGFEESGEGEVEIGGETRTEVVYTLEL, from the coding sequence ATAGCCATCAGGCCGGCGACGACGGCCGACCGCGAGGCGATTCGCGAGGTCGCCAGGGACACCTGGCACGACACCTACGACGAGCTCGATTCGGCAACGATCGACGAGACGATCGCGGAGTGGTACGACGACGAATCGTTTTCAGCGGCGCTCGAGAAGCCGGGAACCGCGGTTCTAGTGGCCGAATCCGACGGCGAGATCGTCGGCTTCACCCACGGCGTCGTCTCCGAGGACGAGGGCGACGTCCTCCGAATGTACGTGCATCCGGACCATCAGCGGGAGGGCATCGGGACGGCGCTACACGAGCGACTTCGGTCGTCTCTCGAGGACTTCCACATGAATCGCATGCGGGCGATCGACCTCGCGTCGAACGAGGGTGGCCGGCGGTTCTACGAGCGCCTCGGCTTCGAGGAGAGCGGCGAAGGCGAGGTCGAGATAGGCGGTGAGACTCGAACAGAGGTCGTCTACACGCTAGAATTGTAG
- a CDS encoding translation initiation factor — protein MANDEDIDDLLDELDTHGDLDAAEQVLRLRTESRRYDKPVTIVEGFDLSKSEIESLASDLKSAMGTGGTVDEGRIELQGDHRDRVPDLLRDRGFQVQA, from the coding sequence GTGGCAAACGACGAGGACATCGACGACCTGTTAGACGAGCTCGATACGCACGGCGACCTGGATGCGGCGGAGCAAGTGTTGCGGCTCCGCACGGAGAGCAGACGGTACGACAAGCCGGTGACGATCGTCGAGGGATTCGACCTTTCCAAGTCGGAAATCGAGTCGCTCGCCTCCGACCTGAAGAGTGCGATGGGGACCGGCGGGACCGTGGACGAGGGCCGTATCGAACTACAGGGCGACCATCGCGATCGAGTGCCGGACCTGCTTCGCGATCGAGGTTTTCAGGTCCAGGCGTAA